A genomic region of Nodularia sp. LEGE 06071 contains the following coding sequences:
- a CDS encoding YebC/PmpR family DNA-binding transcriptional regulator translates to MAGHSKWANIKRQKAVVDAKKGKTFAQLSRAIIIAARSGVPDPSLNFQLRTAIDKAKAADIPNDNIERAIAKGAGTFGGDGASFEAIRYEGYGPGGVAILIEALTDNRNRTAADLRGAFSKCGGNLGETGCVSWMFDQKGVCVVSGVEDEDRLLEASLEGGAEFYEMTEDDMAEVFTEVSNLEVLSQRLRDMGFEVNDVELRWIPSNYIEVVDFEQGRSLLKLIDSLEGLDDVQNVTANFEVADSVLDLLV, encoded by the coding sequence ATGGCAGGACACAGTAAATGGGCAAATATTAAGCGTCAGAAGGCGGTAGTAGATGCCAAAAAGGGCAAGACTTTCGCTCAGTTGTCTAGGGCAATTATTATTGCTGCTAGAAGTGGTGTACCAGACCCTAGCTTAAATTTTCAGCTACGTACAGCTATTGATAAGGCTAAGGCTGCGGATATTCCTAATGATAATATTGAACGGGCGATCGCTAAAGGGGCGGGAACTTTTGGCGGCGATGGTGCTAGTTTTGAGGCGATTCGCTATGAGGGTTATGGACCCGGTGGTGTGGCGATTTTAATTGAAGCCCTGACGGATAATCGTAATCGCACGGCGGCTGATTTGCGTGGGGCTTTTAGTAAATGTGGTGGAAATCTGGGTGAAACGGGTTGCGTTAGCTGGATGTTTGACCAAAAGGGTGTGTGTGTGGTTTCTGGGGTGGAGGATGAAGACCGGCTTTTGGAAGCGTCTCTGGAAGGTGGGGCTGAGTTTTATGAGATGACTGAGGATGACATGGCTGAGGTGTTTACTGAGGTGTCAAATTTGGAGGTTCTCAGTCAGAGGTTGAGGGATATGGGTTTTGAGGTGAATGATGTGGAGTTACGCTGGATTCCTAGCAATTATATTGAGGTTGTTGATTTTGAGCAAGGGCGATCGCTTCTCAAGTTAATTGATTCTCTTGAGGGGTTGGATGATGTCCAGAATGTGACTGCTAATTTTGAAGTGGCTGACAGTGTTTTGGATTTGTTGGTTTAA
- a CDS encoding extracellular solute-binding protein: MQYYLKSLLLLLLVGILAIGGCQTIRTAETDVIHLTLWQGVNPPANRDVLQKLVDKFNQTHPKIQVESLYAGQQDQQTPKILAAVVGNAPPDLLWYNPTIAGQLVELQALIPLDEKLDNSPVKAEIDPALFESMEYQGKLWSLPFATNNVAVYYRPSLFKAAGITELPRTWEQFREVAKKLTRDTTGDGRINQYGMFLPLGKGEFTVFTWLPFMWSSGGELVNGESRDAAAVMLQDNPGAIAALQFWRNLIDDGSAILSGPERGYETGDLIAGNVAMQVTGPWSLGEFTESGVDFGVFPIPVSQEPATSVGGENLFLFKTTPEREQAAFTFAEYAMSAEFQTELALGTGYLPINLKSRQNPQYQEFVKKLPPVQVFLDQAEHGRSRPIFPGYNRISDSLGRAIESVLLGQNSPAEALKITQQRLDLIFK; encoded by the coding sequence GTGCAGTACTACTTGAAAAGTTTACTGCTGTTACTGCTGGTGGGCATACTAGCTATCGGTGGATGTCAAACCATACGAACAGCCGAAACAGATGTAATTCATCTGACTTTATGGCAAGGTGTGAATCCACCAGCCAATCGAGATGTTTTACAAAAGCTTGTAGATAAATTTAATCAAACTCATCCGAAAATTCAAGTAGAGTCCCTTTATGCTGGACAACAAGACCAGCAAACGCCGAAAATTTTAGCCGCAGTCGTAGGAAATGCGCCACCGGATTTATTATGGTATAACCCCACCATTGCAGGTCAATTAGTCGAACTGCAAGCTTTAATTCCCTTAGACGAAAAGCTAGACAATTCTCCAGTTAAAGCCGAAATTGACCCGGCTTTGTTTGAGTCAATGGAATATCAGGGGAAACTTTGGTCATTGCCATTTGCGACTAATAATGTCGCTGTCTATTACCGTCCCAGTTTGTTTAAAGCCGCCGGAATTACCGAATTACCCCGGACTTGGGAACAGTTTCGGGAAGTCGCCAAAAAATTGACTCGTGATACCACTGGCGATGGACGCATCAATCAGTATGGAATGTTTTTGCCATTAGGGAAAGGAGAATTTACAGTCTTCACCTGGCTACCATTTATGTGGAGTAGCGGCGGCGAATTGGTGAACGGGGAATCAAGGGATGCAGCAGCAGTGATGTTACAAGATAATCCAGGTGCGATCGCCGCTTTGCAATTTTGGCGTAATCTGATTGACGATGGTTCCGCTATTTTATCCGGCCCCGAAAGAGGCTATGAAACAGGTGACTTAATCGCTGGTAACGTAGCAATGCAAGTCACAGGCCCCTGGAGTTTGGGAGAATTTACTGAGAGTGGGGTAGATTTTGGAGTTTTTCCCATTCCTGTTAGTCAAGAACCCGCTACCAGCGTCGGCGGTGAAAATTTATTCTTGTTCAAAACCACACCTGAACGAGAACAAGCCGCCTTCACCTTTGCCGAGTATGCCATGAGTGCCGAATTTCAGACAGAACTCGCATTAGGAACAGGCTATTTACCAATCAACTTGAAGTCTCGCCAAAATCCACAATATCAAGAATTTGTCAAGAAACTGCCCCCGGTGCAAGTATTTTTAGACCAAGCCGAACATGGGCGATCGCGTCCCATCTTTCCGGGTTATAATCGCATATCCGATAGTTTAGGTCGGGCAATTGAATCAGTCTTACTCGGTCAAAATTCCCCAGCAGAGGCACTCAAAATAACCCAACAGCGATTAGATTTGATCTTCAAGTAA
- a CDS encoding Uma2 family endonuclease, which translates to MHTVITPERIELPPGTVVRMLGSWQDYQVLSQQLANRCSPRIKYRTGEILLMAPLPEHGRDASLLADIAKVLLDHLEQRYDSFTPITMSKPLVSGIEPDYCFYIQNWRSVVGKNRIDWLNNPPPDLVIEVDVTSYTSIDDYLPYKVPEVWLLKNKQLLIYKLQGEIYTITESSYFPNLREIVQQCLQIANEQTTSEAIRWLRKFLRGS; encoded by the coding sequence ATGCACACTGTAATTACACCTGAAAGAATTGAGTTGCCGCCTGGCACAGTTGTCAGGATGTTGGGATCTTGGCAAGACTATCAAGTACTGAGTCAGCAACTTGCAAATCGCTGCTCGCCTCGCATTAAATATCGAACTGGAGAGATTTTGCTCATGGCACCGTTACCAGAGCATGGCAGGGATGCAAGCTTGCTGGCAGATATTGCTAAGGTTTTGCTAGATCATTTAGAACAAAGATACGATTCATTTACGCCCATCACCATGAGTAAGCCTCTGGTAAGCGGCATTGAGCCTGATTATTGCTTCTACATTCAAAATTGGAGATCCGTAGTAGGTAAAAACCGGATCGACTGGCTCAATAACCCTCCACCAGATTTAGTGATTGAGGTAGATGTTACTAGCTATACTAGTATTGATGACTATCTTCCTTATAAAGTACCAGAGGTTTGGTTGTTAAAGAATAAGCAGCTATTAATTTATAAATTGCAGGGTGAAATTTACACAATTACAGAAAGCAGCTATTTTCCTAACCTCAGAGAAATTGTGCAGCAATGCCTTCAAATTGCAAATGAGCAAACAACAAGTGAGGCAATTAG